From a region of the Zingiber officinale cultivar Zhangliang chromosome 10B, Zo_v1.1, whole genome shotgun sequence genome:
- the LOC122030547 gene encoding uncharacterized protein LOC122030547 codes for MYCLIGHVGGADPMFNEMPNSSCCLCSRCQRRHRPPSFVSSCGISEQLGRRLASKWHLYLASIIVVIPCSYRIQGESLTSIAVAIEYLRQAENRIWMWTRDKRLEARLLDTIDRKRRVLFVLSL; via the exons ATGTATTGCTTAATTGGTCATGTGGGTGGTGCAGATCCTATGTTTAATGAAATGCCTAATTCCTCGTGCTGTCTCTGTTCGCGTTGTCAACGCCGTCATCGACCACCATCCTTCGTGAGTAGTTGTGGGATCAGTGAACAACTCGGGAGAAGATTAGCAAGCAAATGG CACTTATATCTAGCTTCGATCATTGTTGTGATACCATGCTCTTATCGGATCCAAGGTGAGAGTCTTACTTCTATTGCTGTGGCGATTGAATATCTTCGTCAAGCGGAGAATCGGATTTG GATGTGGACTCGAGACAAGCGTCTTGAAGCGAGACTACTTGACACGATCGACAGAAAAAGGCGGGTACTTTTtgttttatctctttag